CTAGCTAAGGGCCTGGTCACTTTGTAGGCTAAGTTAATGGCATTGAGGGTCCCGCAGCTAAGGTCCCAGCTCCGGAAGGAGTAGTACAAGGTGCGAGTGACATGGAAAGGAAGGAAGCAGATGATGAAGACCACCAGGACAACAATGATCATCTTGACTGACTTCTTTTTGGACTTAGACCTCCTGGAGGTCCCCCGGGTGGGCTGCAGCAGCTTCCGAGCCATCAGGTAGTAGCACCCGATGATGGTCAGGAAAGGGATGCAGAACAGCAGCACCAGCATCACCGAGCTGTAGATGACGAACTGGCTGAAGAGCTCCTTGCTCGACGTGTCGTGGCAGGTGATAGTCTTGCACCTCACACTGGTGGTGACGAAGAAGAGCACCGGTGATTGGCACGTGATTATGACCAACCAGACGACCCCTGACACCCTCCGCGCGTAGCGGACACGGCCCCACTGCAGTGACTTCAGCGGGAAGCAGATGCCCAGGAAACGGTGGACACTGATGCAGAGcaggaagaggatgctgcagtagAGGTTGGTGTAGAACAGGAAACGGACTATTTTACACAAGCCCACACTGAAAGGCCAGTTGTCCCCCTTGGCATAGTAATACACCAGCAAGGGCAGGGAAACCACGTAGAGCGTGTCGGACACGGCCAGGTTGAACATGTACGTGGTGGAGGCGTTCCAGGTCTTGATCCTGAAGAGGAAGATGTAGAGGGCCAGCAGGTTGAGGCACAGCCCCACCACGCACACGATGCCGTAGGAGACGGGCAGCAGAATGTACTTGAACTCCTCGTCAAATTTGCACTTGTACGTGTTGTCTTCCACGCTGCAGTCCACAGTGGATGAGTTGGCGCTCGTGTTCCAGGAGCGCAGAACCATAAAGTTCTCCATTGCCCTAGAAAACAGGGAGTAAACCGTCAGCGAATGCAGGGGTGGCTCATTGAAATGGGAGAGTAAATATGTTTGGATGAGAACTCAAGCAAGACAGTGTATCACTGGGCAGAAGAGATGAGTTACATTGTAAGGATtgttatgtatgtgtgtgtgtgtgtcccagactgcacgccggggaggatctagtcacacagagtgttggggttcttagggactagcttgttttggccttgttttgaaatgggattagcttgatttttggcttattgtgaaagtcagggtgcttatttatcATGTGAAAGTTGGCAGCTGTGCCGTGGGCATGGAAAGCAGAACCACACTGGATGGGTGGAAGGAAGGATGCAGCTTAGTTCCTCAAGTTTAGTTTCCAAAGTTATATTTGGCATTTTTTGCAGATGTGATgcaacttacattgacttaagctgTGTCCATTGTTATGGGTATAGCCGAATTAGTGGACTGATAGAGTCTGCAGgatactagtttcagagtaacagccgtgttagtctgtattcgcaaaaagaaaagaagtacttgtggctcagctgtagctcacgaaagcttatgctcaaataaattggttagtctctaaggtgccacaggatacTAGTGACAtacttcattgacaataaacctgactgGGTGCCTTTgtcccttaacggatcttgtggtcattagGCGGTTCGCTCAAGGTCTGccgtgccagctgtctgcgcaggGCGGGGGCGGCACACAGAAGGAACATACACACGGAGCCAAACATCTATCAACTTCTAACCACAGCagcaatgtagacaagccccttgTAGAAGCAGGTCACCAGAGAGCATAAGAAAAATCAGCATGTAAATCGCACACATGGGGAGTGCATGAGAATGACTGCATGCTAATACCTGCGTCATGGAAAATCTGCATCCTCTGAACCTCGAGGGCAGGGAAGGCACAAGGTGGGGCAGCTGGTTTCAATTTTGCTTTGCTTTCGGAGCAGGACTCAGGGGAGCCGTGGGGAGATACGTATGTAAGTGTTACGCAGTCATTTTCTCTAGAGCTAGCTGGAGCAAGCCTCCTCCTTTATGCTTTTCTTCTGGAAAGGGCTGACATAAGAGCTGTCATCCCCACCTTCGCTCTGACCCCTTTGTGGTGTAGAGAGGCCCTAGATCCCCCGTTCTGCTCAGGGAGGGAACCCCTTGGCATGACAAGCCCTGCCATAAGGGGTGTGCTGAGGATacagctggggctgcagcaggctgcactgcagagTTTCCTGGCAGCACTGCATCCCATACAGAAGCCCTGGAAGGCTGTCATAACTTAGACAGGCCACTGGGGCTGTCTAAATCACAGTGGGGGCTACTAAAGTCTCTGGAGCAGCCCAGGATTGGGATGGTGTGAAGGTAGCTTAAAACTACCTTAGTCACTCCACTCCTGGCCCTAAGTTCCATGCTGCGTCTCGCAGGGCCTAGCCCTCGAGCTCCACTTCCAGAAGCCCAGGCAGACTCAGCCAAAGCTGAGTGCTCGTGCAGCTGGCAAAAGCGCTTGAGTCTTGTCTCCAGCCAACCGGAGGGCTTTACCTCCCACCACAGACAGTCCATGCGCGAAAGATTCAGTCCAGAATCTCAGGAGAGATAATGAGACCCACCCCGAGTAGAGTACTGTAAACTAGAGGGGTATGAGAAAACGGGCCCAGCTTTCTGGAATGTGGATGCTGCCCAGACACCGCTGGTACACATCATATCTAacagtagggttgccacctttctaattgctggtaactggaccccCAAGGcctcgcccctgccctgtctctttccccaaggctctgccctgttgctcattccctcccccccacaccccaattgCTCACTGAATCATCTCAAGGAGCCTGTCTGGTCAGGGGTTGGCACGGGTTAATGACCCagcaccttcccccaccctgcagtaACCCAACTTTTGGTTCGGATGCCATTTAGGGGTGCCAGGTCCccgaaaaccaggcacctggcaacctTAAGTGGCACCTGGACTCAGAAGCCAAAAACCGGCCAGGTGGCAGCCTCATCGAACAGAGCTGCTCATACCACACAGCATCACTTCTGCTAGCCAGATCCAGAATGGTATTCTCATCTGACGCGTGGCTTGTCGGAAATAGCGGGTTACATTAATATCAGCAACCCGGTAAAATGAGGAAGGATTGTGTCTGCTCTGGACAGCTATCCTGTTCAGAGCCAAACCTCTCCTGAGCAAGGTGCCCCCGGCTCCGTTACGTATGCCATGTGCCAAAGGGCCCCACACCTCAGCGCCAATGGGTTCCACGCTGTTGTATCTCTTGCTCTTTACCCAAAAAATTTCAAGATGCCAAATAGTCAATGCTGGGTCCCCAATACAAAGAGGCCAGGTACAGCTGCTTTGTAATAACTGAGCCTGCACATTCACGCTAAATGTAAAAAGTATGTGAGAGTTcgtaagatgtcacaataacagCTGTTGAAGGGAAAAGGGATAAAAGGGAGACAGATTCCATTAGTCTAAACAAAATGCCCCGCTGATATGTTTCAAGGACTCTGTTGGTGTTGGACTTAATCAACAAGAAAATGTGGGTccggaaattaatgaaccaaaatggGTGTGTTGGATATGAGGCCTCCTCAagggacaaaataatgaggggatgggctattccacccaccacTGCCTTCTgaggtccttaaagaaagagactttggggaggTAATGGGAAGAACAGACAGAGGCATGGTTGCTCCTCCCAGCATTTCCTGGAACCCGGGCCTTCATGGTGCTCGTCctgagatgtcctgaccagaccaggccagagagaggtaccaagatgacatcaccacccctaccagctcctcctgctgattcccaaacaccacctgagaTGAAACAGGACCAGACGTCAACAacaacagcagctccagctcatctcaactTCTATTTTACCCAACAGGACAGTTATTACCGTCTTactgttggacagtgactgggttatgttaacacctttggcccacTGGATTCCATGTCACTTAACACAACACTACATACAAactgctgctctggctgcagAACACCGTGAGCACCACTAGGAGGCTCA
The Eretmochelys imbricata isolate rEreImb1 chromosome 1, rEreImb1.hap1, whole genome shotgun sequence DNA segment above includes these coding regions:
- the P2RY2 gene encoding P2Y purinoceptor 2 translates to MVSIQNNSYLSRAMENFMVLRSWNTSANSSTVDCSVEDNTYKCKFDEEFKYILLPVSYGIVCVVGLCLNLLALYIFLFRIKTWNASTTYMFNLAVSDTLYVVSLPLLVYYYAKGDNWPFSVGLCKIVRFLFYTNLYCSILFLLCISVHRFLGICFPLKSLQWGRVRYARRVSGVVWLVIITCQSPVLFFVTTSVRCKTITCHDTSSKELFSQFVIYSSVMLVLLFCIPFLTIIGCYYLMARKLLQPTRGTSRRSKSKKKSVKMIIVVLVVFIICFLPFHVTRTLYYSFRSWDLSCGTLNAINLAYKVTRPLASTNSCLDPILYFLVGQRFVKFAGNKMPVKTPNRTALKVTPTSDTGTSNNLDMIAKM